GGAGTACATGCGTGCAAGCATTTGCGCGTATGTACGCATGGATGGCAAGGCGTTTTCGAGACGATTGGGAATTTCAGCCAAAGACTGTAGCAACTGCTGACGTTCCTTTTCATCCAGCGTGCCTTTCTTCTCGGCATACGACAAAGCCACCAACGTCAAAGCAACAAGTTGGCTACACATGGCCTTGGTCGAAGCGACACTGATTTCCGGTCCGGCCTGTGTATAGACAACGCAGTCAGATTCTCTGGCAATACTTGATCCCACCACATTGCACAACCCGATCACGTAGGCACCGCATTCTCGGGCAAGGCGGATTGCAGCGAGCGTGTCGGCGGTTTCACCGGATTGGCTGATAACCAAAACGGCATCACCTTTGTGAAGAATCGGGTTTCGATATCGAAATTCTGAGGCGATTTCGACGCGCGTCGGGATTTTGGACCACGACTCAAGGAGGTACATTCCCCACAGACCAGCGTGGAATGAGGTGCCGCAGGCGACGATAAAAAGGTTCTCCGGAACCGGAATGTCATCAAGCTCGGGAAGTAAAACCTTCTTCGTCGAAGCATCCACACGACCGGTCATGCAATCGGAAATTACACGAGGCTGCTCAAAGATTTCCTTGAGCATGAAATGTTTATAACCCCCTTTTTCCGCAGCTTGCAGATCCCACGAAATATGGGTGGTTTTTTTGGAAACGGGCGCAAGGGTGGCGACATCAAAAACGGACCAGGAGTGGGCATCGATTTGGACCATCTCCCCATCTTCAAGGAAAACGACATCACGAGTGTAGGGCAGAAACGCTGGGATGTCCGAGGCAAGAAAGTTTTCCCCTTCGCCGACACCCATGACGAGAGGACTGGATTTGCGTGCGGCAAAGAGCGTTCCGGGATGATCCAGGCTTACCACAACAAGCGCATAGGCGCCTTCAACGCGTGATAAGGCTGAAGAGAAGGCTTTCTTGAAGGATTTTTCTTTTTTTAATTCGCGCGCCAGCAGGTGGGTAAACACTTCCGTGTCTGTTTCAGACAAAAATTGTGCGCCCTCTGCTGCGAGTTCATCACGGAGTTCCTGGTAATTTTCGAAAATACCATTATGAATGAGTGCTAATCGTCGTTCGGGGTCGCAGTGGGGATGCGCATTGCGTTCTGTGGGTAAACCATGGGTTGCCCAGCGCGTATGGCCTATCCCGGATGTCGCTTGATAGACATTGAGTTCGGCCAATTTTTCTTCAAGCGCATGGAGTTTCCCGGCGGCGCGAACGACCTCCAGCCCGTTATGCTGCAAAAATGCCACGCCTGCCGAGTCATATCCGCGATACTCAAGTCGTCTCAGTCCCTCAACAAGTACAGATACAGCCGGTCTGTGTCCACAATATCCAATGATTCCACACATATATTGTCAACCCCTCCGTCGTTGTTCCGGCGAACTCTGGTTTAGACGAAAAATGTCAGCCATTGTGTTTTGAGTGCAGCGAGAGCCTGTCCACGATGGCTTCGACTCGATTTTTCGTCTCGAGTCATTTCGGCGGAGGCTTTTTGGGCTGCTGGATCGTAAAAGAGCGGGTCGTAGCCGAAACCATTCGTGCCACGCAGATCGCGTAAAATTTCGCCTTCCCAGAAGCCTTCTGCAAAGAGCGTTTCTCCATCAGGGCGACACGCACAAAGCACGCAAACAAAACGGGCTTGGCGTTGGTCATCGGGAACGTTTTTCAACTCGTTGAGAAGTTTCGTATTGTTGTCATCGTCGGATGCCGTTTCGCCGGCAAATCGAGCGGAATAGACTCCTGGTGCTCCGTCCAAGGCATCGACAACCAGTCCGGAATCGTCGGCTAAAGCCACGAGGCCGGTGGCTTGGGCGACGGCACACGCTTTGATTCGGGCATTTTCAGCAAACGTTGTGCCCGTTTCTGGAATTTCACCGATTTCAGGATAGTCGCCAAGGCCTTTGACGACAACGTTGAAATCGGACAAGAGCGCCTCAATTTCAGCGATTTTTCCGTTATTTCGAGTCGCGAGCACGATGGTATGCGCTGTCATATTGTTTTCTTCCCGGGAACGGCGAAATACGGTGGCAAGGTCAAGGTAATGGTTGTTCCTTCACCGACGCGGCTTTTCACGTCGATTCCTCCACCAATATCGTCGAGGATTTTTTTGATCATGGGCAATCCGAGACCGGACCCTTGATCTTTGGTGCTGAAGAATGGATTGAAGACTTGATCGAGGTGGTCAGGTTCAATGCCTCGACCTGTATCTTTGACGGTAACTCGCACCATATCCCGTTGAGTCGTGACGGAAACAATAATGGTTCCGCCATCGGGCATGGCTTCCATGGAATTTTTGATAAGGTTGATAAGCGATTGCCGGAGAAGTTCCGCATCCCCTTTAACATTGGGAATTTTGTCGGGAAGTTCGACAAATACTTCGATGTCTTGTTTTTTACATGACATGCTCATGATATCCATTGTGGATTTAATGAGCGTGGCAAGTTCGACTTCTCCTGTGGTGCCTTGGGTCGGACGAGCGAAATTGATAATGCTTTTAAGGATTTTGTCCAGTCGATTTGATTCTTCTATGATGATGCCGACCTTTTCACGGTCTTTATCGACGAGGGTATTGCTTCGCAAAAGTGAGTTGGCAAATCCGGCAATGGCGAACAAGGGATTTCGAATTTCATGGGCGATGAATGTCGAGAGTTCTCCAATGGCGGCGAGGCGTTCCGCTTTTTGCAACCGATGCTCCATAAACGTCCGTTGGGTGATGTCGCGGCGGAGGATGACAATATTGCCGAGTTCACCCGATGTGTTTTTGACCGGATACGCAAAGACTTTGAAATAGAGCATGCGCCCGTCAGGATCGACTTGGCTTTGGACTTCCTCGCCACGTTGATCATGGGCCACAGCACTCCAAAGTTGGACATCATCGCGCGGTAACGTGCAGAAATTGGGAAATGCGTCGAACGCTTCCCATATGTATCTGCCATAGAAATCGTTGCGATCTTTTCCTGTACGCGAATACGCCACCTTGTTGAGGTCCATGATGAGACCTTTGGGATCAAGAAGGATAATCTCGTCTTTTATTTCATCAACAATGGTGTCGAGAAGTGTGCGGGTGCGAGAAAAGTCGATTTGGCAAGATTCGGCTACGGGCTCGTCATCGAAGAGTTCAGTGAGGAAGGTGACGGCATTTTGATCTATGAGGCTGACTCCGGCATGTCCCACGGTTCCTGATTTATCCATCTCGAGATCAAAAAGGATGTCGAGATCGGGATGACAGGCAAGAAGATCTTCTTTGGAAGTATATACGGGCACGTCCAAGCGAAGCATGTCGATATTAGGTGCTTGAGCGTTGGGGATGACAATCCCAACCACTCGTACTTTGTTGAAGACTCCACCGGGACGTTCTTTCCACAGGATTTCGAGCATGGCTCGGGTTAAGAGTCCGTCTCCGACGATGCCGACCCGATATTCTTTCTTCTGTGTCTTTTCGTTCGTCATTCGTCCCTCACCCGTTTAGAATACCTTACCGAGGCTTGTCCTCTGAAGCAAGTGGTGTCACCGTGAATCCGCCGAACCCGTTTAACCCCATCTTGACGAGAGCACAGGTTTAAGGAATGAAAAATAAACAAACGAAAAGAAGGAAATCATTATGGACGCATTCAATTTTGGCGACATGACAGACACCATCTCTTCCTTTTTGGATCCTGCCGGGATTGGCGAAGCCATAAGCCAGTCAGCCATATTCGGCAACTATGTCGGACCTGGGCTCGATGGAGGCAACTTCAGTCTGTTGCCGGTGAGTGGTCTTGATGCCGCAGCCATGATCCATGATGCGTCAACGGGGTACAGCGATCCTTCTCCGGAGTTTGCTGATGTGTATAACGCCGACATGGAGTTCATTCTCAATTTGAGCAATGCCGAACCTGAGTCGGCATACGAAAGCCTTGTTATCGACGCCGCCCAAACTGTTTTTACAGTCAAAACCATGGTCGAGTCGGTTGAATTCGGGTTTGCCGCTGAAGAAACTGTTTCGCCGATTGTCAATGAAATCGTCAATTCTGTTGGTGAAACATTGGTTGACGTGTTGCCTGAGGGTATTGGAACAATGGTTCAAGAGGGTATCGATACCGCATACGATGGAGATATAACAACATTGGCCTCGTTGTTCCAGAGCGCGACGACACCGGCGTCGTTCACTTTGATGCCGAATACAACGTTCCCGACAGCATATAACCTCATCGAAACAGGGCTAGGACTGATCGCTACCTCATCATAAACAAACACAACGACACCATGGCCGGGTAGTCAAAGAAGGAATGGCCTAATATCACTGTGATTCGTTGAATCGTTTGAGTGCGAAAAAGTCAAGTCCATCAATCTCCTTGGGGGACTTGACTCGATTTTTAATACAATCGAATTTTTGGATGAGTTCGGTGATAAAGGCTTGTGATCCGAGAATACCGCTGTCTGTAAACCAACGGGATCGGAGACGAAGACGGTCGGTGACGGAGTATTCGTATCCGGATTTGGCCGATTCTTCGACAAGACGAGTTGAAATCCCCGGCCCTTTGGGTGAAGCCTCCTGACCATGTTCATAGAGAAAGCGTCGATAGAGACGTAAACGATCTCGCGTGTTGCGGTGATCGTCCTCCAACCCGAAATCGGTGGAAAGAAACGCATCGGCGTTGTTGGATTGAAGGTGATAGCCAATGGAACACCATCGGTAATCTTCAGGTCGACGAACGAGGCCAGCACGTATGGGGTTGAGATCGATATAGGCTAAGCAATGGATGGTTGTTCGACCGTCCTCAATAATCACACTTTTGAAGCGGTCGCCCCAAAAATATCCACGACGATGATGCCTGGCATTGTAGAAACGTGAAAATGTTTGCTTTATTTCTCGCATGAATTCGGAAAGACGCGACCATTTAAGCCGAAGTCGCTCTCGAAGAGCAGGAGCTATCACAGCATCGGGGCCAAAAGCATGACGAATACGGCGATCCATCTCGTTGTCGTCAATCATCTCGGCTGGCATCATGCGTACGAGCAGATGAAAATGATTACCCATGATGCAAAAGCCTAAAATTTCGGCAAAATAAAGCGCAGAAAATCGTTTGAAAGAGCTCAGTAGATAGTCTTTTTCCACAGCACCGAGTGGATATCCGTCAAGAGCAGTCCGCGACATGACATGATAAATGGTGGGTCTGTCTTCGACAAGAAGTCGTATCATTCGTGCCATTATTGCGTCTCCAAAATTTTGCCTGTCCCCATTTTTTGCTTGCCTGACTGCACCTATTGCTGTTGTTGGCTTTGGTTTTGGTCCAGGTCGAGCAGACCTTGGAATGTTTCTTCCATCGTCTGGCGTTCGTCTACACTTTGTTGGAGGAACGTCGTGATGGGGCCGTGCATATCGAGGGCAATATCGATATCCGGATTATTGCCGCGGACGTATGCCCCGATGTTGACCATGTCTTCCACGCGCTTAAATGTTGCCAGGTGTTTCACGAGGTTTCGGCCCGCTTTGACGACATTCTCTGGCGTAACATCGGAGCGCAAACGACTGACACTGCGCAGAACATCAATTGCCGGATAATGTCCTTGGTCAGCCAAGTCGCGTGTCAGCACGATATGTCCGTCCAGAATAGAGCGTGTACTGTCAGCAATGGGTTCGTTGAAGTCATCGCCGTCAACAAGTACCGTATAAATGCCGGTAATTGATCCCGATTCTGTTTTGCCGGCTCGCTCGAGCAATTTCGGCAGT
Above is a genomic segment from Desulfovibrio inopinatus DSM 10711 containing:
- the glmS gene encoding glutamine--fructose-6-phosphate transaminase (isomerizing); the protein is MCGIIGYCGHRPAVSVLVEGLRRLEYRGYDSAGVAFLQHNGLEVVRAAGKLHALEEKLAELNVYQATSGIGHTRWATHGLPTERNAHPHCDPERRLALIHNGIFENYQELRDELAAEGAQFLSETDTEVFTHLLARELKKEKSFKKAFSSALSRVEGAYALVVVSLDHPGTLFAARKSSPLVMGVGEGENFLASDIPAFLPYTRDVVFLEDGEMVQIDAHSWSVFDVATLAPVSKKTTHISWDLQAAEKGGYKHFMLKEIFEQPRVISDCMTGRVDASTKKVLLPELDDIPVPENLFIVACGTSFHAGLWGMYLLESWSKIPTRVEIASEFRYRNPILHKGDAVLVISQSGETADTLAAIRLARECGAYVIGLCNVVGSSIARESDCVVYTQAGPEISVASTKAMCSQLVALTLVALSYAEKKGTLDEKERQQLLQSLAEIPNRLENALPSMRTYAQMLARMYSEARSFMFLGRGLSYPLALEGALKLKEISYIHAEGHAAGEMKHGPIALIDPKFPTFALAPCDELYPKVKSNLVEVQARGGKIIALTHQGSDLVVDNAWEIPSTKGPLDTFFMLPALQLFAYEMADYLGKDVDQPRNLAKSVTVE
- a CDS encoding XTP/dITP diphosphatase, whose translation is MTAHTIVLATRNNGKIAEIEALLSDFNVVVKGLGDYPEIGEIPETGTTFAENARIKACAVAQATGLVALADDSGLVVDALDGAPGVYSARFAGETASDDDNNTKLLNELKNVPDDQRQARFVCVLCACRPDGETLFAEGFWEGEILRDLRGTNGFGYDPLFYDPAAQKASAEMTRDEKSSRSHRGQALAALKTQWLTFFV
- a CDS encoding two-component system sensor histidine kinase NtrB, coding for MTNEKTQKKEYRVGIVGDGLLTRAMLEILWKERPGGVFNKVRVVGIVIPNAQAPNIDMLRLDVPVYTSKEDLLACHPDLDILFDLEMDKSGTVGHAGVSLIDQNAVTFLTELFDDEPVAESCQIDFSRTRTLLDTIVDEIKDEIILLDPKGLIMDLNKVAYSRTGKDRNDFYGRYIWEAFDAFPNFCTLPRDDVQLWSAVAHDQRGEEVQSQVDPDGRMLYFKVFAYPVKNTSGELGNIVILRRDITQRTFMEHRLQKAERLAAIGELSTFIAHEIRNPLFAIAGFANSLLRSNTLVDKDREKVGIIIEESNRLDKILKSIINFARPTQGTTGEVELATLIKSTMDIMSMSCKKQDIEVFVELPDKIPNVKGDAELLRQSLINLIKNSMEAMPDGGTIIVSVTTQRDMVRVTVKDTGRGIEPDHLDQVFNPFFSTKDQGSGLGLPMIKKILDDIGGGIDVKSRVGEGTTITLTLPPYFAVPGKKTI
- a CDS encoding transposase, with product MARMIRLLVEDRPTIYHVMSRTALDGYPLGAVEKDYLLSSFKRFSALYFAEILGFCIMGNHFHLLVRMMPAEMIDDNEMDRRIRHAFGPDAVIAPALRERLRLKWSRLSEFMREIKQTFSRFYNARHHRRGYFWGDRFKSVIIEDGRTTIHCLAYIDLNPIRAGLVRRPEDYRWCSIGYHLQSNNADAFLSTDFGLEDDHRNTRDRLRLYRRFLYEHGQEASPKGPGISTRLVEESAKSGYEYSVTDRLRLRSRWFTDSGILGSQAFITELIQKFDCIKNRVKSPKEIDGLDFFALKRFNESQ